The stretch of DNA AAACAGAGCACCCAGCCTGGGCAGGAACGGCGGCACGGGGGCGtgtccctctgccagtcacccggCCGGACCCACAGGTCATGTCTCCACCAACTTAATGAGAGGGAAGGGTCGTCCAGATCCTGGTGGAAGGTATACTCTTTTACTGCAGGAAATGGGGGAAAACaattaattttaaatacattttgaaataataaaagtttattttacgTTTTAGTCATTAGAACtataatttctgtaaaaaaaaaaaaattacatgcacCTTTTTCACAAAAAAGTCAGACTTACAAATTTGGAGCAGGAGGTTTGGAGTAGCCCCGTGACAGATAGGAAGTGTGTCCTGGGTTGTTGGACATGAAGTGGTCCAGTTTATCCTGCAACTCCAGATTCtgcaattcaaaaaaaaaaaaaaaaaggttctagGTTATGCAAAGACTTGTTCTAGATTCCACATTAGTAACTGGATCAAGGTTTCTAAATTACAAGTGAATAAATCTGAATTGTAACGTGGCTCTTGGTGTTTTAATTAAAGAGAACTTGTTCTAGATTGTATAAAGAAAATGACCAGTGTTCCAGGTTACGCCTGGCAAAGGTTCTAGATCCTACAATGTAAACATATCACTATGCATCTGTTGATGACACCACCATTCAATTAAACATGGTTAAAGACAAGAGAGCTAGTGATTCCACCAGCCCTTAATAATTTGACTTGATATTTAGATGGTGAGGAGCAGAATTATGTTCCTCACATACTGGTTGTCCACCTACCTCGGCCTGTAACCAAGAAACCTTCTCCCGCAGCTCCTGAATGACAGAGTCTTTCTCCTGCATTGCTGTCCTGGAATTTTGCAGCTACAAGGAAACATAAAAATGAGTGAAGAACCTGAGATGAAGAAGAGATGATGGTGGAGGCTACCTGAGATGAAGGATACAAACACAGTGGAGCCCCTCCCAGAGGGAAGTTAGCCCCGCCCTAGAATCACCTGCTCAATCATTTGCCTTACCTGCTCAATCATCTGTCGCACTTTTCTTTGCTGACTTTTCAACATGTCGTCCAAATGATGAATCTTTTCCTTTAGATTACCCACCGTCTTCTCAAGTTCCTCACACCtgaggagaagagagaggaaggacaCTGAGTCACCGCAGTAGAGCAGATGGGTAAAATGAGCAGCCCCCGCTCAGTAAAGGGCCACAGAGAGACCAATAATCTTTCATCTTCTTAGTTCTCTCTTCTAAGTCCTCTCTTCTAAGTCCTCTCTTCTAAGTCCTCTCTTCTAAGTCCTCTCTTCTAAGTCCTCTCTCTATAGGTTGAGTTCTCATTGGCTTCTAATAATAACCCCTAATTCCAATGCTTTATCTACTGTCACACTCATTCTACGTCTCAAAACCCTCTTCCAATGTCCTCTTCCACCCTTCCCCAAAGCATCTTGACAACAAGTTGCAGATGTCTAGATGGTGGCACTATGTCTGACCAAGAGTTGTAACTAACCAAAGACTTCTGGAATGTCCTTGTAGAGTTACAACTTGGACATTTTATCTTCCAGTTTAGAACTATGACCTTGGCCATCCCAATCCCTCACCTCTCCTGAAAGGGTTCATCTTGCTTTTCTTGGCTCTTCATCTTTCCCAGTTCGTCTTCGTTTTGCTTCATCTTCTGCAGTAGCTGCTGGTGTTCCTGCCAAAGAGACAGAGCTCTGTATGAGATTAGGAAGCAGTGGGGTTGGGCTTCCTTTCCTGCAGGGTGCGCCCCACCCTTGGCCGCGGATACTGACTCGGCAGAAGAAGGCATTTCTCTTTACAGCTCTAAGCAAGGAGACAGAAGCCAGCTGCTTCCAGGGTAAATACCTTCAAAACTGATCACAGCCTCCCTCTGCACCCAGCTGTTGGTGGGGCCCTAGGATAACAAAGGTCCCGGCGGGATTATGACTAATATACAGTTTCAGGGTGTGCATATAAACCAGATCATCCTACCCAAGTGTTGGGGCATCACAGATCTCACGTTGGAGGCAACTATCAAGAGGAGATCTTTATATTCCCCTGAGGCCAAAGGAAAGCATGAAGAAACTATTAGCCCCCCATGAACCCAACTAGGACCCCAAGGGCGATGAGACTTTAGGAACCTCAGTtgagggatctccaaccttttccTACATCAGAGATGCCCCAGGGCAGTCCGGAACCCTTACTTTCTCCATTCCAGACATCAGCCGCCTCAGTTCCTCCACTTCTTTCTGGCGCTCAGCCGCGTTCTCCTGGGCCTCCAACCTCCCCCGCCGGTTCTGTTCAGCCTCCGCCTGGCACTGGCTCAGTTTCTCCTAAGGGCGGCAGCAAAGTCATATAATTGTAAAATGGCTTCCCCCCCAAATATAATGTTACTATGGCCCAATAAAGCCAAGGGAGCACTTAGCCAAAGTACCACAACCACATGGGGGGCACTGTGGGATGGAAGTTAATTGACATCAACAGAAcgtattaaagggtaagtaccCCCTCTGCAGTCGGCCATATATATTCATCATTGCTATTCCTTCTAGAGAGGGGGGTGGAACAAGAAAAGATAAAAGCCCTGGAAAACTGACCTCGAACATCTTGCGGTCGGCATGCTGCCTTTTCTCCGCCTCCTGCAGCTTAGCGAATAGCCTTTGAGCCGTCTGGCGCATGTCTTTGCCATTGTCCAGTGGGAATTCCTCTTCCTGGGGGGGACAAGAAGCCTTTGTGTTGGGACGGGGCAGTAAGGAGGGGGGTACAATGGCCTTCTAAGGTCCCCAAAACTGTACGTGTCCCACCACATCCGCTGATGTTTGGGCAGATTTTTTATAGTtgggacagttcccctttaacctcaCCTGGTGCGCAGCCTGTGCCCCCCGCCAGGAATCTCCATAGCGACGGAGTCCATTCTGCCTCTCCACGTGTACCTGCAGGGGGTAAATCCAGTGTCAGAAAGAACCCACACAACTGGTAATGGGCACCCTTGGTGCCACCAGAGAAGTTCCATTCTGCCCTGACTGGGCCATTACAGTTGCCCCGTTACCTTGTCAGGCTGGGGGTCCCGCTCTCCACTGTTCTGGGAACCAGATGTAATATCTTCCCTTAGGTTCTGGAGTGATGTTCTAGCCTGAGGAAGGTAAGGGCCACAGTGAGGGCCACAGCCAGACCTGTACCTTCTCACTTCTTCCTCCACTCACCAACCTCTATCCTCACTACTCTCCCCCAGCCTCCAACTAGACTGGCACTCACTATATCCCACCCCACACTTACCCCCTCATCCTCTACCCCCACTCCTACTCACACTCATATCTTCCACCAACTACACTGCTATTTGCACTGTTCCAACCTGACTGGCACTCAAAATCTACCAACCCCATCCTCACTTATTCTCTTCCAACCCCCATCCCCAATCCTTCCCTTCCAACCCCCATCCCCAATCCTTCCCTTCCAACCCCCATCCCCAATCCTTCCCTTCCAACCCCCATCCCCAATCCTTCCCTTCCAACCCCCATCCCCCATCCTTCCCTTCCAACCCCCATCCTTCCCTTCCAACCCCCATCCCCAATCCTTCCCTTCCAACCTCCATTACCAATCCTTCCCTTCCAACCCCCATCCTTCCCTTCCAACCCCCATCCTTCCCTTCCAACCCCCATCCCCAATCCTTCCCTTCCAACCTCCATTACCAATCCTTCCCTTCCAACCCCCATCCTTCCCTTCCAACCCCCATCCCCAATCCTTCCCTTCCAACCCCCATCCCCAATCCTTCCCTTCCAACCCCCATCCCCAATCCTTCCCTTCCAACCCCCATCCTTCCCTTCCAACCCCCATCCCCAATCTTTCCCTTCCAACCCCCATCCCCAATCTTTCCCTTCCAACCCCCATCCCCAATCCTTCCCTTCCAACCCCCATTCCCAATACTTCCCTTCCAACCTCCATTCCCAATCCTTCCCTTTCAACCCCCAATCCTTCCCTTCCAACCCCCATCCCCAATCCCAATCCTTCCCTTCCAACCTCCATTCCCAATCCTTCCCTTCCAACCTCCATTCCCAATCCTTCCCTTCCAACCCCCATTCCCAATCCTTCCCTTCCAACCCCCATTCCCAATCCTTCCCTTCCAACCCCCATTCCCAATCCTTCCCTTCCAACCCCCATTCCCAATCCTTCCCTTCCAACCCCCATTCCCAATCCTTCCCTTCCAACCCCATTCCCAATCCTTCCCTTCCAACCTCCATTCCCAATCCTTCCCTTTCAACCCCCAATCCTTCCCTTCCAACCCCCATCCCCAATCCCAATCCTTCCCTTCCAACCCCCATTCCCAATCCTTCCCTTCCAACCTCCATTCCCAATCCTTTCCTTCCAACCCCCATTCCCAATCCTTCCCTTCCAACCTCCATCCCCACACTAAACTTCTCCAACTTCTACTCTTCTAATTCTATTGCCCCAGTTATGAGCACCCCAGCTTTTAGGCTTCTACCCCCCACCTACCCCTATACTGCCCCCTTATGCCAACACGCCCCTTTACCTCCTGGATTTGCCGCACTTCATTCCTCAGCTGGCTGACGTTCCACTCATGGTTGGCCTTCTCCTGAGCTTTAGCTTTCAGATACACCTAGAGATGGGGGTGGAAGGGTTAATAGGAACACGTCAGCCATGTGTGTCATGTTCCTGGAAAAAGCGACAGATTTCCCTGGGCCGGGGCAAATAACACACACTGACCCACAACCTACAAACACAGATAAACACCTGACTGAGCTGAGGGTCACAATGCAAACACGGAGGAACAGAGACAAATACTAATGTTCTTCTTCTCCAAGTTCAccaggtgggtaggtaggtaacaggtgggtgggtaggtaacaggtgggtaggtaggtaacaggtgggtaggtaggtaacaggtgggtaggtaggtaggtaacaggtgggtgggtaggtaggtaacaggtgggtaggtaggtaggtaacaGGTAGGTAGGCACAAGGCAAGGTACTGGTGAAGCGGTGGGAGACACAATATAGGGGAGACACAATATAGGGGGACATTGTCAGATTTGGGGTTCTCTTACCTTAATGATCTCTTCGTCTCCATCTTTGGACTTTATGAGCTCGGAGTTGAGGGGGGGGGACCCCCGGAGCGGTCGGGAGGAGATCAGCGCAAAGGCGCGTCCCACTGGCTGCACGGAGACACCAAAGTGTTAGTTACCCCCCGGGGGGCAAAGGAAGGGCTGTATTGGTAAATATGCCTCCCCTACACCATCCAAACACCGACACCCCCCAACTGTCGCTCCCCCGACGTTCCCCATTGCTAGAGCGGGGGCCACAGGGGTTGGAGTACTGTCTGCTATCATTTGATTGGTAGGAATGGATCTTTATTCACCTTTCCTTGATTGGTTAGAGGGGTTTTCTACACCTCCTTCCCTGTGCACTGATTGGCTGAGGAGAACACCCTTCATTTGACTAGCAAGGATACATACCCCCGCCTTCTTGTGATCAACTGTCTAACATGTATCACCCGCTTGGCGATTGGCTACAAAAATCCCATCTCTGCCCTGCCATTGGCTGGGGAGCTCATTTAGTTCTGCCATGGGATTGGCCGAAGTTCTCACCTTCACCTTGTTGGGGTCATTTCTCTCCGGAGAATCCTCCCGTAGGGTCAGGCGTACAGTCCTCGTATGGTCCTGAAAGAGGGCAAATAGGGCAGAATTAGATGGGGAGGGGCAGTAGCACCCCTTGTAATAACCCACAAGCCACTAAGCAGAATGATTCTTTATCCTCTAACccaaagagctgacaatctatctAATGTTTAGACTGAGTTGTGCTAGTTGTACAGGAATTTGCCCCCAGGCCGTTACCCCCACACACAGACCCCTTACTCTCCAGGCCAGAAGAAGCAAAGCAACGGTATCTCCCGGCCAACGCACCCCCTGAGCTATACAATAAGGCTGCGGGAATCCGTTTCCCTGGGAAACAAACAGCGAGGGGTCTCAGCCCAAACAATCAGAACCAAGTGTTTGTACTGAGGCCAAAGGCTCCGCATTCCTCACATTCCTCATCCAGGGGCGGAACTGCCCCTTCCCGGGGTCCCGAGTCCCCCAAGTGCCCCAGACTGGGGGGGGAAACACTGACTGAATCCGACTCCCCAAGCACAAGTAGCGCCCCCTATAGGTATATAGCAGTCCCCCAGGTTCTGGCAGCAACCAACACACACATTCCTGGGAGGGGGAACAATATATATAGTGACCCATTGGGTTTAATAGAACTGTACTAGGGACATGGCGCATCTGCAATGGCGCCCCACATGGTGGAGATGGAAGGGCCCCACGGGCTCTGTTGCCCTCTGTGCCACCCGAGGTGCCAGTAGTACAAACCCGCACATTCAGTTCAGCTACACCcgcccctggcactgccccaagccccccccccccttctcctggcactgcccccccccccctgggccACACACAGTCACTGGGATCTGAGGGAGCAGGGGAGGCTGCAGGGAGGGGGTAAGTAGAGGGGAGGCGGGGTAGGTAGGGGGTAGGTAGAGGGGAAGCAGGGTAGGTAGGGGGTAGGTAGAGGGGAGGCAGGGTAGGTAGGGGGTAGGTAGAGGGGAAGCAGGGTAGGTAGGGGGTAGGTAGAGGGGAAGCAGGGTAGGTAGGGGGTAGGTAGAGGGGAAGCAGGGTAGGTAGGGGGTAGGTAGAGGGGAGGCAGGGTAGGTAGGGGGTAGGTAGAGGGGAAGCAGGGTAGGTAGGGGGTAGGTAGAGGGGAGGCAGGGGGTAGGTAGAGGGGAGGCAGGGGGTAGGTAGAGGGGAGGCAGGGGGTAGGTAGAGGGGTAGGTAGAGGGGAAGCAGGGTAGGTAGGGGGTAGGTAGAGGGGAGGCAGGGTAGGTAGGGGGTAGGTAGAGGGGAAGCAGGGTAGGTAGGGGGTAGGTAGAGGGGAAGCAGGGTAGGTAGGGGGTAGGTAGAGGGAAGCAGGGTAGGTAGGGGGTAGGTAGAGGGGAGGCAGGGTAGGTAGGGGGTAGGTAGAGGGGAAGCAGGGTAGGTAGGGGGTAGGTAGAGGGAAGGCAGGGTAGGTAGGGGTAGGTAGAGGGGAAGCAGGGTAGGTAGGGGGTAGGTAGAGGGGAAGCAGGGTAGGTAGGGGGTAGGTAGAGGGGAAGCAGGGTAGGTAGGGGGTAGGTAGAGGGGAGGCAGGGTAGGTAGGGGGTAGGTAGAGGGGAGGCAGGGTAGGTAGGGGTATGTAGAGGGGAGGCAGGGTAGGTAGGGGGTAGGTAGAGGGGAGGCAGGGTAGGTAGGGGGTAGGTAGAGGGGAAGCAGGGTAGGTAGGGGGTAGGTAGAGGGGAGGCAGGGTAGGTAGGGGGTAGGTAGAGGGGAGGCAGGGTAGGTAGGGGGTAGGTAGAGGGGAGGCAGGGTAGGTagggggtaggtagggggtagGTAGAGGGGAGGCAGGGTAGGTAGGGGGTAGGTAGAGGGGAGGCAGGGTAGGTAGGGGGTAGGTAGAGGGGAGGCGGGAGGCAGGGGGGGGGGTAGTTAGGGGTGTGCGGGgagttaatggtttttgagtgAGTCAGGAATCCAGACTTGGCTGCTGGGGGATTAGGCTGAAACGTGAGCTCCGGGGCTTTGTCCCAACTCGCCGACTccctgactcccccccccccccccactaacagAACCGCCAGGAACCCGGCGCTCACACAGGGATTAGGGGTGAACTAAATCTCACCTTGGGGCGCCCCGACTTCCACTCACCAACGGCCCGTGACCCCCCCACACTGTAATTGTAGCCCCGCCCTAGTGGCTCCCATGGAAGCCGGAATTCTCTGCTCTACCAACTCTGCTGGGAGGCAATTCCGCAGCACAACCCGCAATCAGGGCACAAACCCAGCCCCCGAGCCCACGGCCTGTGGCCCTATCCCAGGCACTTACTGGCAGGGGCCACTTAAACAGCTCCGAGGTTGGGAAATAAAGTGTGAGCTCTGTGGGCCACATCCTCCCCCTGTACTATATTTAGGGCAACATTCCGGATATTCCTGCCCCGTGATCAGTTCCACCTTCGTGACTGGGCGAGCG from Xenopus tropicalis strain Nigerian chromosome 8, UCB_Xtro_10.0, whole genome shotgun sequence encodes:
- the tuft1 gene encoding tuftelin isoform X1, producing the protein MADPDSWSLILGPWADHTRTVRLTLREDSPERNDPNKVKPVGRAFALISSRPLRGSPPLNSELIKSKDGDEEIIKVYLKAKAQEKANHEWNVSQLRNEVRQIQEARTSLQNLREDITSGSQNSGERDPQPDKVHVERQNGLRRYGDSWRGAQAAHQEEEFPLDNGKDMRQTAQRLFAKLQEAEKRQHADRKMFEEKLSQCQAEAEQNRRGRLEAQENAAERQKEVEELRRLMSGMEKEHQQLLQKMKQNEDELGKMKSQEKQDEPFQERCEELEKTVGNLKEKIHHLDDMLKSQQRKVRQMIEQLQNSRTAMQEKDSVIQELREKVSWLQAENLELQDKLDHFMSNNPGHTSYLSRGYSKPPAPNFKRVYLPPGSGRPFPLIKLVET
- the tuft1 gene encoding tuftelin isoform X2 gives rise to the protein MSSLCTLQHIGLEPEPDHTRTVRLTLREDSPERNDPNKVKPVGRAFALISSRPLRGSPPLNSELIKSKDGDEEIIKVYLKAKAQEKANHEWNVSQLRNEVRQIQEVHVERQNGLRRYGDSWRGAQAAHQEEEFPLDNGKDMRQTAQRLFAKLQEAEKRQHADRKMFEEKLSQCQAEAEQNRRGRLEAQENAAERQKEVEELRRLMSGMEKEHQQLLQKMKQNEDELGKMKSQEKQDEPFQERCEELEKTVGNLKEKIHHLDDMLKSQQRKVRQMIEQLQNSRTAMQEKDSVIQELREKVSWLQAENLELQDKLDHFMSNNPGHTSYLSRGYSKPPAPNFKRVYLPPGSGRPFPLIKLVET